The region CTTtgcttattactattattttttaaatcctttaagACTCAGCATGGGCAGCATTTCTTTTGGAAGCCTTCCCTGAACCCTTAGATTGGCCCTCCCTGTGCCCCCAAAGAACCCCTTGTAGTGCTGACCATGAACAGcccgtgtgtctgtgtgtgttctcGCTGGGCCGTGCTCTTATGTGGTCCTGCCTGTGTATGTATGAGGTGCTAAGTGAAAGCTGGTTCACTTAAACTAGGCTCAGTGCCAGATAGAAGACCCAGTGTCTTGGCCCAGCTCTCCACTAAATCGTTTTGACTATGCGCAGTTAATTTTCCCATTTCTCTATTTCTCAAATGGAGGCAAAACATTTGCCTAACACAATTTTGAGAATCAGATGAAGCATAGATTGGGAAATGTTTCAGGGAATAAAATGATGTGTGTttgcattcattcagcaaatatttatcacATGTCTGCTAGGAAGTGGGCCCTATTGTAGGTACTTCAGGTATCAGGGAGCCAAACAGAAAAAGGCTTCTGCCTTTGTAGAGATGATATTCCAGCAGAGGAGACACAGGGAGAACCTTAACAAGATGGTGTTTTGGAAGGtaagtgctattaaaaaaaaaaaaaaggaaaaatagagcaAGAAAAGGGAAATGAAGAGAATGGTGGTACCATGCCGATTTTTTGTGTAGGTATGCGTCttgttggctttttaaaaaaattaaatttatcgAGGTAcagtttacatacaataaaatgcacagatcttaagCGTACAGCTTGGTGAGTTCTGACAGTTGAACACACCTGTGTAAACTGCTTtcccaataaagatacagaacatttcattCACTCCAGAACGTTCCCTAGTGCTACTTTCTGGTTAATTCCCCATCCTCCCAAAGGCAACCACTGTTAGGATTTCTTTCACCGTAGATGAGTTTTGTTGGCTTTATGATTTCAAAAATAGAATCTCACAGTGTGaatgtatctggcttcttttacgCTTCATCATGTTTTTAAGATGGATCTGTGTTACTGCATATATCGgtagtttattctttttattgcATTCTGtgagtatattaaaaaataaacccagtgctgtcatattatagcttaatccattcacctgttgaccAGCATTTGGGTTTTTGTTAGATGCTAAGATAGAAGGATGAGATTAGCTAGAGATAATACCTTGAAAGATTGAGAGGAGAGAAAGCAGGGGTGGGTGAGCATGGTGTGCAGACGCAGTGAAGGTCTGAGCCCTgtgagagaagagggagaaggaaggagctCCAGCTAGGAGAAGCCTCTGTGGTGGTTAGTGCAGCTCTAAGAAAGTCTCGGCTAGTTTCATGAATAAAAATTGTCATCAGTTCAATCCCCAAAATGTGGAGATTGATCCAGTCCCCCGTTTCCCACttctcaagtcatttctgactctctctctctctgaccatAACCAGTCAGAGCTAGGGCAGATCCCCAAGTTAAAAGGAAACCATCCTTTAcgctgccaaataggcagacaccAGCTGTCAGTTTGGGAGTCCACATGACACCTTACTCTTCTGATCTGCTGGCCACAGATTCAGAGGTTTCCCCACTTACCCCTTCAGAATGCCAGCCACAAGGTTAGGGACCTCCCTTGGGTTCCCTCAttttgacctgctggctccccctTACTcatttgggttcaataatttgttggaACGGCTCACAGAAAGTGCTGTATTTAACTATTATAGATTTAGCATAGCAAAAGGATACAAGTCAGAATCGTCACAGGTAAGACTCTCGTAgatgaggtctgggagggttctcaacgcagagcttccatgtcccgaAGAGGGGGCATCATGTTCCCTTCACCATCCACATAGCTCTCTTGAGCCTCCCTATTCAAGGCTTTTATCAGCCAGTGCAGTTAGTTGACATGGGCCTACCAGGTGAGTCTTTTCTGATCTGGCCAGCCCCCACTTGTTAGCACAAATCCTCAGGTGTGATTGAGGTTCCAGATAAAGTCACCTCAGTTACTCCCAGGGTTAGTTTACagggaaccaaagacaaaggccaaAATTGCTTTCCATTACCACATACCTGCCCAACAGGAAGCTCCAGCTGTGTTGATCAGAAATGGGCAGGTCCTGGACCCTGTTACACATGAGGTAGCTAGGAGACAGAGGCGACTtggtggcacctgacaacaatgatgctgagtgtcttttcatatgcttattattAGCCATTGTATTTATTTTGGGGTAAAGTGTCTATTTAGTTTTCCAGTTTTTTGGTTAGATTGTCTTCTTAGTGGAagcgttctttatatattctggatacaagttcttTATCAAATATCTGAATTATGAatgttttctcccaatctgtggtTTATAGTGTCTTCTAAAGTGTAAAAGCTTTGAATTTTAAGttgtttctcaattttttttttttatggactatgcttttgatgtcatatctaaaaaattttgcccaaggtcatgaagattttctcctatgcctTCTtccaagttttatagttttagctcttatatttaggacTCTGATCcatctgagttaatttttatttattttgtgaggTAAAGGTCTAAATTCATTtatttgcatgtggagatcccaGTTGTCCCGGCAcggtttgttgaaaagactgtcgtTTCCCCGTTGAGTTGGTACTTAATGTCAAAAATCACCTGATTGCTCTTATGTGGGTGTgctcgctatgagtaggaattgactttgacagcagcgggtttggttttggtttgttttatggcaGTACCACACCATCTTGAATACTGTAACTTGGTGGTATCTTGAAATTGGAGGGTTAACattcttccattttcttgtttttcaaaaaTTGTTCTAGCTACTCTGGGTTCTTTGCATTTCTGCGTGAATTTTCGGATCATCTTGTTAGCTTCTGCAAAAACACTTggtgggattttgatagggattggaTTGAATCTGTGGATTTCTTCGGGGAGAATTGCCATCTTAACAGCTTATTATCCATGAATGtggaattttaattaaaaatgtatgcTTTTGCACATAGGTAAAGTTCCTGTCTGCTGATGTCTGAAGAAATGGGAAAATGAGGGGGTAGCGTATGGGCTATGTTATcaagtatatttattttattgttaaaatgTTTCTGCAACTCAAAGCAAATCCCAAATCCCAACCTTTTGAGGCTGAGTGTGCTGCCAAGTCTCAGCTTTTCTCCTCACTAAGTTTCTTGTTTCCAGATACTGGGGAGCAGGTCCTGGTGGATGTGGAGACCAAAAGCAATAAGGAGATCATGCAGCACATCAAAAAAATCCTGGGGAAGAGCAAGTGAGTTGCTGGGGTTGACCTGGACGGGGGCAGATGTCTTAGCCCAGAGTTTGAGAGAAAGGGGTGTGCTGGGAGGGGCCTGGAGAATATAGAGGCACCGAGGTTCAGAGCGTGGGCTGCAGCATCAGTTCAGGTCTAGCTGTGCTGTTCACCAGATACGTGAGTCAGGTCATTGCACCTGTACAAGCTTCAGCGCCCTCAGAAATGCAGCTAACACACTTACCCTCTCTGTGCTGCTGAGACATCTCTCCTTGGGCCTTTCAGCTTGGCGCTGGCAGATGTCTAACCTCTGGGTCCCCTGAGGCACGTCCCTTTTCTTTCCATGAGTGAAAGGagacgagaggagggagggaaccTAAGAACTCTTCTTTGAGAGGCCACATGAGGCATTTCCAGAGCTCCGAATCTGTGATTGTGCCTCCCAGTCAGAGATGTGGGCCCCACCCAAGAGTGGATCTGAATGTTGACACCACTGCTGTGATGTGCCTGGTCCTATGGTTCTGGGTGGGAGTACAACATCTGGGATGTGTGTCCCACGGTGACCATACCCCCTGGGGCCTCTGACATTGCTCTCCTGCAGGGGTCCTTCCTGCCAAGCCCTCCTCCCTCCTTAGAGGCCAGTGGACTTGGGGAGGGAGCAGCAGTTACAAGGCAAATGAGACCCAGGTCTCCCTGGCTTGTGGGGGGTTTGCTGAGGTCCTCCTTTTCCTCACATTGGTGCTCAGGTTTTGTTGTTGTCTGTGCTCTGTGGCAGGGAAACCCTcgagaaagaggaggaagagaaaaggcAGCTCTCTCACCCTGCCCATTTTGGCCCCCGGAAGTATTGCCTGCGGGAGTGCATCTGTGAAGTGGAGGGGCAGGTGCCCTGCCCAGCGCTGGTGCCATTACCCAAGGAGATGAGGGGGAAGTACAAAGCAACTCTGAAAGCCAGTGCCCAGGACTGAGGCCTTGGCTTCTGGGGCTGGGGGGATCGGGCCTGACTGTGGGGTTTTCCTTGGCCACAGGAAGCCCCTGATCCTGTCTGTCCCCAGAAAGACTCTGAAAATCTGTTTATGATAAACGGGTCTCTTTTACACACCTGTGAAAAAGAACCttggggaagggggaggaggaaCTGCAGCTGAGCTGCTAAATGAATACCCCTGTCCCTTTGTGCCAATAAAATGCTTCATCTAGCAGTGGGGCGTGCTACCTGGTCTTCGAGGCAAAGGATGAAGGCCTGCATGAGGACAGGGTATTTGGGAGCTAGGCTGTATAGCTAGTAGCTTTTAGACACCCATGTCTCGATCCCTCTACCTTCTCCTGCCTTCTTTGGCCTCATGTCTTGTTTCAGACCCTGCTCTGGAAAACTGAGAGCAGGGGGGGTGAGTCTGGCAGAGCCCTGTCTGTGGCTGGCAGTGTGGGCACTCCTCCATTCAGACCTTTTGGGCATTTTTCAGAAATCTAAAGGCAGCCCTTTGTGCAGTGCTCACCCTCCAAGTCGAAGCTGTAAAAGCTGtcaaatgagagggcagaggacaTAAGTTCTGAGATGTCAGGAGCACATTTTATACTGGTAGCAGGTATCCTTACAGGGTGAGCTAGCTGCTTGGAGGCCTGGCTCTGTGCTTCAGTCCACTGCTCCAGAAACATCTGTGTGCACCCTTTCATCCACAGGGAGTTCCCCGCTAGGGTGCAGAGATAGCCCTGCTAGAGTTTTCCACTACAGGTATTTCCAAGTTCCAGGGGACCAGAAAGGGCCAAGTCACCCTCAGATGAGGCTACGATTAGAGGAAGTGTTGTGGACACTGAGTCCCAGGAGGCTTTCCTCGCCACTTATACCCAGGCTCAGAAGAGAGCATCTTGGGGCCTCTGCATGTCAGGGAGTAAAAGTATTACAATTAGGAGAAATGATGAGTGAGATACACATTAGTCTTTAACTCACTTTTAATAGTATAAACCTCATTTAGGTAGTAGTATTAAGCCACAACAATAATGCCACATTGAAACAGCATTTAATAAAATGCATAAAGCTAATTCATGCACTGCAATACTCTATATACAAACACAACAATGCAAATTCTTCTTCAAGACTGAAGACATTGATTAGAtataaaattcaatttaaaaagaaCATGCTATTTTTTAAATGCCATCACACATACGAAGCTGATTTCACAGGGGGAAAGAAGCTGTGGAAAGCTATAGCTTTCAACAGGTTTTAAACCTGGAATTAAAATGTaatggcataaacaatattttCTATATTGTAAAGGACAGAGGTTACAGAAACGGTCCCAAGAAAATCTAACATCCGAATTTTCCTTTAACAGGTGACTTTTAAAAGGGCTGGTAATACAGCTACATTTTAACAGAGAGGTCCAAACTACAAGTAAAAACTACAGTTTGTACTATGAAAAATGTGCAGCTTTTTAGTAGTTATAAAACTAGTTAAACACTGGTTTACAAGGTAATTGGGAGGACGGGGAGACTGTAGAAAAATACCCCAGCACTTGAGTTGTATGTGGCAGCAGCATGTGAGCTGATGAATGCTgtggtcattaaaatgacagctgGTCATACATAAAGTGACTGCTCCCAAACGCTCTCCAAGTACTAAACGTTAACACAGTCTGTAAATGGAGTGGTAAACGTTGCTGAGCATTTCTTCTATGTTGTATGTGTAAATACTGAGATGCCAAAATGACTGGTTTTGTAACTGAAAGTCTAgctgggcattaaaaaaaaacctcatatgcGTCTCTCTCTTCCCCTAAACTCTTATTTTTAAGCTCACAGTTTATTTTTAGAATGTGGTTAAGATAAACAGCCCAAGGGAACATTTAAAGATTCATTTACAGACTGTCAAGATTTCATTTGCATTTTGACTGGAAAGCCATCTTCAATAGTGTGATTGTCACGACAAGCAATGACATGTGAAAGGTCGAACAATCACTGTTGGATGAGGCCAGTGAAATACAAGCTTTCTTTACATCAAAAATGGGGGAAGCTGAAGGTGACATGGCCCACCGTCTCACAAAAGGCACTGAGTACTATGGTCTCATGAAGTGTTTCCAAATACTTCAAtagcttattttaaaaagaaggaaaagaaaatgcagCTGTTGTGTATGTGAGTTCTGTGGTTATCGAATGGTTTCTGCCAGCATCCCGGGTGCTCACTCAGCCCTGCTCACAGGGCCAGTGAGCAGCACTGTGGGCTGGGCATGGCCTCCTCAGGGGCTCCCCAGTTTAAGGCCTGATTAAGGGGGAAAATGCATCAGAATAGATCTGGACAAGGAAAATGTGGCATCTATAGCTTTATGGGCACATGTATCCATACAAAATGGAATTTTTATCTaaatttttaaatcataattTACAGAAAGGTGTTAAGTCAATGGGTTTCATTCACATGCGTTTATGTGTAGGGAAGTAATTCAAGATTTGTAGCTTATTTGCCACAATTTAACCATCAACATTCATGCTTATTTTTAGAGATTATCTAATGTTTTTTAGCTGGTGTTAGACAGAtgggaatttttatttatttagttgcaGGACAGTGCCCCCACCTTGCTGACTGATCACAGGAAGGTGGGAAATTGCTACCACACGTGGGAGTCAAGCTCCCTCGAGATGGACCATTCTGGGTCTTGGACCACGATGTTGTCTCTGGACCATTCGATGCACTGAGTGTCTGGGAAGGTCGATGGCTTTAACTACTATGTTCCCTCCAGTTGGGCCATAAATAGGTATGTGAAAAGCAGGTTAAAAATCACCACCTAGTTTTGGATATTATAATAAACTGTCTTCCAGCTTTTTGGCCCTCGTCTGAATCGAGAGAACACAGAGACACGTCATCCTGTCAGAACCTCTCTGTCTGGATCTTTCCCTGTGCAGAGTGGCCATTCATGGCCCTTCCCAGCCTGGCTCACCCAAGGGGAACTGGAGTTAAGAAGATCACCAGCAAATCTCCCCTGCTGAGGGGCCTTGGAACATCCCTGTCAATTTACATGAGCGACACCATAGActctctttaaaaaagaaaatagaaagtttGGATACGTGGCTACATGTCTGTATACACAATATACATCTATATACACATAGGCACACTATATACACTGTACATATAGAGGAGATATAAACACATGTACATTCATTCAGTCAGACAGCTATAAGCCTGTTCACGCACACCATGTGAAGAATCCAGGACTGGACACGCAGAAGTGCATGTTGGCAGGAGGCACACAATGAGGAGGTCCTGCCCTGTGCTCCAAAGACCCAAACCAGCCCTGTCTTTGTAAAGGACTGGCTTTAAAAGATGACATCAAAGTTAAGACATTTCAGAAGCCTCACAATCTAGATAATGGGAGTTGGACCAAAGGGAGCGTGTGGACACCTGACCTGCCAGCTAAGTCGCATTCCTGGAGCTACAGGCACTGCCAGCCTGGGGTAAGAGCATCAGATGACACTTTCCTGGACTGGACTCACGTACTGAGATGTCATCTTGGACTCTATTGCACACGAGGCCGCTGACACTGTTAGTGGGCAGTAAGCCTCTGGACTCCAGTCTGCTTAGGCCCACAGAAGCTGGGCTTGGCCTGGTGACCGTAGAGCCAGGTGTGGTCAAGGCTGCTCTGGTGGCAATTCCCCCAAAGGGTTaggccttccccccccccccgagaAAGAGAACTAGTTATGGCTAGAGCCCTTATAATTCTTAGCTCCCTACTGTGGCTAC is a window of Elephas maximus indicus isolate mEleMax1 chromosome 20, mEleMax1 primary haplotype, whole genome shotgun sequence DNA encoding:
- the MRPS25 gene encoding 28S ribosomal protein S25, mitochondrial, which codes for MPMKGRFPIRRTLQYLGQGDVIFKESVKVMTVNYNTQGKLGEGARKFVFFNVPQIQYRNPWVQIMMFKNMTPSPFLRFYLDTGEQVLVDVETKSNKEIMQHIKKILGKSKETLEKEEEEKRQLSHPAHFGPRKYCLRECICEVEGQVPCPALVPLPKEMRGKYKATLKASAQD